GGGGTCGGGGGGAAGCACCAGGTCCAGCCACTGACTCACGACTGATCGGCCACCTGGTCCAGCGAGTCGACGACGCCGAAAACGTCCACGAGTCCGGTCACCTCGAAGATCTTGCGGACCGAATCGGAGGGGCTGACCACCACGAGGTTGCCCTCGAGCTGGCGGAGCCGCTTGAGGCCGCCGATGAGCACACCGAGTCCCGTGGAGTCCATGAACCCCACCTCGGTGAGGTCCACGGCGACCAGCCGGACACCGTCGTCGACGGCGTCCTGGATGCGTTGCCGAAGCGTCGGCGCGGTGGCGATGTCGATCTCGCCGTTGACCGCAAGCACGGTTCGTGTGCCGTTGCGGTCCTCGTTGATCATCACCTGCACAGGCGCCGCACCATCCTCTCGAAGTTCATCTTGGTCCCTCGTACACAGCCATTCCGGCCAAACATGTCCGCATCACACGCTACCTAATCATGCACGGGCCAACTCTTTTGGGGAGCTGACATCCGCCGTCGCGCGGCGGCGATTCATCGTCGGGAACCCACCGAGAGATAGCGACGCAGGTGACCAGCGA
The nucleotide sequence above comes from Euzebya pacifica. Encoded proteins:
- a CDS encoding STAS domain-containing protein; the encoded protein is MINEDRNGTRTVLAVNGEIDIATAPTLRQRIQDAVDDGVRLVAVDLTEVGFMDSTGLGVLIGGLKRLRQLEGNLVVVSPSDSVRKIFEVTGLVDVFGVVDSLDQVADQS